One Carassius auratus strain Wakin chromosome 4, ASM336829v1, whole genome shotgun sequence DNA segment encodes these proteins:
- the LOC113056427 gene encoding coiled-coil domain-containing protein 106-like, with translation MSPVMNLQTPQNLQIHQNLNQEQRGRKRIKSEKNKKKSKKLKFDFRRVRTPEDSIKRYHKVLQLVNGGLSKAEAYNKMNVDRNTIVMQAPIAELAIANPEEYKAMRATFKKGESIQKFAGSCLARCLAQPNVDMIKKLKESSAILDISKK, from the exons ATGAGTCCAGTGATGAATCTTCAGACTCCTCAGAATCTTCAGATTCATCAGAATCTGAACCAAGagcaaagaggaagaaaaaggaTAAAAAGcgaaaaaaacaagaagaaatccAAGAAACTGAAGTTTGATTTTAGGAGAG TAAGAACCCCTGAAGACTCCATCAAACGCTACCACAAAGTGTTACAACTGGTAAATGGTGGTTTAAGTAAAGCTGAAGCCTACAACAAAATGAATGTTGACAGAAATACGATTGTGATGCAAGCACCCATTGCTGAGTTGGCAATTGCAAATCCTGAGGAGTACAAAGCTATGAGAGCAACCTTTAAAAAGGGAGAAAGCATCCAAAAATTTGCTGGTAGCTGTCTTGCACGGTGCCTTGCTCAGCCTAATGTAGACAtgataaaaaaattgaaagagaGCAGTGCCATTCTTGACATCTCAAAGAAGTGA